The proteins below come from a single Rhodopirellula bahusiensis genomic window:
- a CDS encoding prolyl oligopeptidase family serine peptidase codes for MYDEIFNMTVIQRDARLRKTLAAFSVGVFAGLCIYSPFHPAAQADEPTVSSSRMKLEYPVSRRDEIVDNYHGREVSDPYRWLEDVESDETAAWVEAENKVTQSYLQSLPQRETMRARLEALWDYSRTGLPAKRGDTYFYTFNDGLQNQSVLYRTPTDVPPSQWEANREVLLDPNKLSEDGTMSLASWVPSEDGKYLAYAIADGGSDWRTWRVRDVATGKDTDDLIQWSKFSGISWTPDGDGFYYSRYAEPAEGEELTGTNDNQMMYLHQLGTPQSEDKLVMKRPDHPKWGFGGSVTEDGRYLVISNWKGTEPKTQVFIQDLTIDDAPVRGLIMGFDADYSFVGSEGSTLYFLTDHEAPRRRVISLDVAEHAKRTDDNVDEPADRAGWEEVIPQSEHVLEHVSLLSEVFFANYLADALNQVERFSLDGSPMGPLELPGKGSVGGLGGRQDSTETFFSFTNYVTPPSIHRVDVATGESELAIMPEVAFDVSQYTTEQVFCTSKDGTKVPILITRHKDAPMDGSNRTLLYAYGGFNISLTPSYSPGIAGWLDAGGVYAVANLRGGGEYGREWHEAGMQLKKQNVFDDFIAASEHLIDMGITSRERLGVRGGSNGGLLIGAVMTQRPDLFGACLPAVGVMDMLRYHKFTIGWAWVSEFGSSDDETQIDNLLSYSPLHNLKPGTCYPATMVTTADRDDRVVPGHSFKFAAALQAAQSCDNPVLIRIETRAGHGAGTPTSKKIDEYADLWSFLLENLK; via the coding sequence ATGTACGACGAGATCTTCAACATGACTGTTATCCAACGTGACGCCCGCCTTCGCAAAACGTTGGCGGCGTTTTCCGTCGGTGTCTTCGCTGGCCTTTGCATCTATTCCCCGTTCCATCCTGCCGCGCAGGCGGATGAACCCACCGTTTCGAGTTCACGCATGAAGTTAGAGTATCCCGTCAGCCGTCGCGACGAGATCGTTGACAACTACCACGGTCGCGAAGTGAGCGACCCGTATCGCTGGTTGGAAGACGTCGAGAGCGATGAAACAGCGGCTTGGGTCGAAGCGGAGAACAAGGTCACGCAGAGTTACTTGCAATCTTTGCCGCAACGCGAAACGATGCGAGCCCGGTTGGAAGCGTTGTGGGATTACTCCCGAACTGGTTTGCCCGCTAAACGAGGCGACACGTACTTCTACACCTTCAACGATGGGCTGCAGAACCAAAGCGTCCTTTATCGCACGCCTACCGATGTGCCACCTTCGCAGTGGGAAGCCAACCGCGAAGTGTTGCTGGACCCGAACAAGCTGAGCGAAGACGGAACGATGTCGCTCGCGTCGTGGGTGCCCAGCGAAGACGGCAAGTACCTCGCCTATGCGATCGCCGATGGCGGCAGTGATTGGCGGACTTGGCGAGTGCGTGACGTCGCGACCGGCAAAGACACCGACGATCTGATCCAGTGGTCCAAGTTCAGCGGCATCTCCTGGACTCCCGATGGCGACGGGTTCTACTATTCACGATACGCCGAACCCGCCGAAGGCGAAGAACTGACCGGGACCAACGACAACCAAATGATGTACTTGCATCAGTTGGGCACGCCTCAATCCGAAGACAAACTGGTCATGAAGCGTCCCGACCATCCCAAATGGGGCTTTGGCGGGTCGGTCACCGAAGACGGCCGGTACCTCGTGATTTCAAACTGGAAGGGCACCGAGCCGAAGACCCAGGTGTTCATCCAAGACCTGACAATCGACGACGCGCCCGTTCGCGGATTGATCATGGGCTTTGATGCCGACTACAGCTTCGTCGGCTCGGAAGGATCGACGCTGTACTTCCTGACCGACCACGAGGCTCCCCGTCGCCGTGTGATCAGCTTGGACGTGGCCGAGCACGCCAAACGCACCGACGACAACGTCGATGAACCTGCCGATCGAGCGGGCTGGGAAGAAGTCATCCCGCAGAGCGAACATGTCCTGGAACACGTTTCACTGCTCAGCGAAGTCTTCTTTGCGAACTACTTGGCCGACGCACTCAACCAAGTCGAACGCTTTTCACTCGATGGATCTCCGATGGGACCGCTGGAATTGCCCGGCAAAGGTTCCGTGGGCGGCTTGGGTGGCCGACAAGATTCCACGGAGACGTTCTTTTCGTTCACCAACTACGTCACGCCGCCGAGTATCCATCGCGTTGACGTGGCGACCGGTGAATCCGAATTGGCGATCATGCCCGAGGTTGCCTTCGACGTCAGCCAGTACACGACCGAACAAGTCTTCTGCACCAGCAAAGACGGCACCAAGGTGCCAATCCTGATCACACGCCACAAAGATGCACCGATGGACGGCAGCAACCGCACGTTGCTGTACGCCTACGGTGGTTTCAACATCTCACTGACGCCTTCGTATTCGCCTGGCATCGCCGGGTGGTTGGATGCAGGTGGTGTCTACGCCGTCGCCAACCTTCGCGGCGGTGGGGAGTACGGTCGTGAATGGCACGAAGCCGGCATGCAGCTGAAGAAACAAAACGTCTTTGACGACTTCATCGCAGCCTCGGAACACTTGATCGACATGGGCATCACCAGCCGCGAGCGACTGGGCGTCCGAGGCGGCAGCAATGGTGGTTTGTTGATCGGAGCCGTGATGACTCAGCGACCTGATTTGTTTGGTGCGTGTTTGCCGGCAGTCGGTGTGATGGACATGCTGCGATACCACAAGTTCACGATCGGTTGGGCTTGGGTCAGCGAGTTTGGTAGCAGCGACGATGAAACTCAAATTGACAACCTGTTGTCGTACAGCCCGCTGCACAATTTGAAACCTGGAACGTGTTACCCGGCCACGATGGTGACCACGGCGGACCGAGATGACCGCGTGGTGCCTGGACACAGCTTCAAGTTCGCCGCGGCGTTGCAGGCAGCTCAGTCGTGCGACAACCCGGTGTTGATCCGCATCGAAACACGGGCAGGTCACGGAGCTGGCACACCAACCAGCAAGAAGATCGACGAGTACGCCGACCTCTGGTCTTTCTTGCTCGAAAACTTGAAGTGA
- a CDS encoding site-2 protease family protein, with the protein MLLQQPDESPYDVNFQLFGFPIRIAWTFWLGAAVFGWYLVQGFDRMEGSPGRLPLLLLWALCMLVSILIHELGHAFAFRQFGIESSLVLYHFGGLAVPRSTNNYGGFASSFAPPRLSPGAELWIAFAGPLAQLVSAAVLVAVVKAMGYRVMAFALMPYPINALPGVLEGNDFDNVGMFALVTFYIWPSVLWAVLNLIPVFPLDGGRIMRSLVMMGGGQTDTWLWISMIVGGACTMYGFTSGQMFLGILFLSLTVGNYQMMQGSMRY; encoded by the coding sequence ATGCTGCTGCAACAACCCGACGAATCTCCCTACGACGTGAACTTCCAGCTATTCGGATTCCCGATCCGAATCGCATGGACGTTTTGGCTGGGAGCAGCCGTATTCGGTTGGTATTTGGTCCAGGGATTTGACCGGATGGAAGGTAGTCCGGGGCGTTTGCCACTGTTGCTGCTTTGGGCTCTCTGCATGCTCGTTTCCATCCTCATTCACGAACTTGGTCACGCATTCGCGTTTCGCCAATTTGGAATCGAATCCTCGTTGGTTCTGTACCACTTTGGCGGTCTCGCGGTGCCTCGAAGCACAAACAATTACGGTGGTTTTGCCTCGTCTTTTGCACCTCCACGGCTCAGCCCCGGGGCGGAACTTTGGATCGCATTTGCGGGTCCGCTGGCACAATTGGTATCAGCCGCTGTGCTGGTCGCTGTGGTCAAAGCGATGGGGTACCGGGTCATGGCGTTCGCTTTGATGCCCTATCCAATCAACGCATTGCCCGGCGTCCTGGAAGGCAACGACTTCGACAACGTCGGCATGTTCGCTTTGGTCACGTTTTACATCTGGCCCAGCGTGCTTTGGGCGGTGTTGAATCTGATCCCGGTGTTCCCTCTCGATGGAGGCCGAATCATGCGGTCGTTGGTGATGATGGGCGGCGGCCAAACCGACACGTGGCTGTGGATCAGCATGATCGTTGGCGGTGCTTGCACCATGTACGGTTTCACTTCCGGACAGATGTTCCTGGGCATCCTTTTCTTGTCGTTGACGGTGGGCAACTACCAAATGATGCAAGGATCGATGCGTTACTAG